Proteins encoded within one genomic window of Fibrobacterota bacterium:
- a CDS encoding sialate O-acetylesterase: protein MKTTSKHRSLALGLGLLAASLLAVKGFSQDPNFYIFLAFGQSNMEGYPGQQQHQDSVGLSSRFQTMPAVDWPDGSRKKGTWTPALPPLCRNSTGLCPCDYFGRTLTDSLPANIKIGIINVAVAGCAIEMFDPAKYQSYASGQASWLQDIVKLYGGSPYARLVEVAKLAQKDGVIKGIIMHQGESGSSTGNWNGEVKIVYNNLVKDLGLDSNKTPFLAGDFTNPNGQNSIVWGLPKVMKQAYAVSSKGDEANSTGIHFSAAGYRALGKSYADTMLIAMRKLGIGPTGLFASRSRSGAYTIRSLANTDAGTLLSFGIPERAFITLSAYTVGGRQIAQLARGEYAAGEHSISFGGEAMPAGAIVLKLNSGSNTTARTLVMSTAP from the coding sequence ATGAAAACCACTTCGAAGCATCGCAGCCTCGCCCTGGGCCTGGGCTTATTGGCCGCATCCCTATTGGCCGTTAAGGGGTTTTCGCAAGATCCCAACTTCTATATCTTCCTGGCCTTCGGCCAATCCAACATGGAAGGATACCCGGGCCAGCAACAGCATCAGGATTCGGTCGGGCTGTCCTCCCGCTTCCAAACCATGCCCGCCGTGGACTGGCCGGATGGAAGCCGTAAAAAGGGGACTTGGACCCCCGCGCTTCCGCCCCTCTGCCGCAACAGCACCGGCCTATGCCCCTGCGATTATTTCGGCCGGACCTTGACGGACAGCCTGCCCGCGAACATCAAGATCGGGATCATCAACGTGGCCGTGGCCGGGTGCGCGATCGAAATGTTCGACCCGGCCAAATACCAAAGCTACGCCTCCGGCCAGGCCTCGTGGCTGCAGGATATCGTCAAGCTCTACGGCGGCAGCCCTTATGCGCGCTTGGTTGAGGTGGCCAAGTTGGCCCAGAAGGACGGGGTGATCAAAGGCATTATCATGCATCAGGGGGAGTCCGGATCTTCGACGGGGAACTGGAACGGCGAGGTCAAGATCGTATACAACAATCTGGTCAAGGATCTCGGCTTGGATTCCAACAAGACGCCTTTCCTGGCCGGGGATTTCACCAATCCCAATGGTCAGAATTCCATTGTCTGGGGCCTCCCCAAGGTCATGAAGCAGGCCTACGCGGTTTCTTCGAAGGGGGACGAGGCGAATAGCACCGGCATCCATTTCAGCGCCGCGGGATATCGCGCCTTAGGGAAGAGCTATGCCGACACCATGCTCATCGCCATGCGCAAGCTGGGCATTGGGCCGACGGGACTCTTCGCAAGCAGATCCCGGTCCGGGGCTTATACCATCCGGAGCTTGGCGAATACCGATGCCGGGACATTGCTGTCGTTCGGCATTCCGGAGCGCGCCTTTATCACGCTTAGCGCCTATACCGTGGGCGGCAGGCAGATTGCGCAATTGGCCCGTGGCGAGTATGCGGCCGGGGAGCACTCCATTTCCTTCGGCGGGGAAGCGATGCCGGCGGGCGCCATCGTACTCAAGTTAAACTCGGGTTCCAATACCACGGCCCGGACGCTCGTCATGTCCACGGCCCCTTAA